aataaaaatatataaatattaatatatacatatatatatatatatatatatatatatatatatattataatttttttgaaataaaaaatattaaacaCATACGGATAACATTTCTCGTATATTcctttaatatatatatatatatatatatatatactattacatgtatatattatatatatactgCATTCTCGTGtcattttattcttatgtaaaaaaaaaaaaaaattatttaatataatatataaattcataTTCCATTTTAGTACCCGTAAATTTacctattttttttttttttttttttttttttttataaaaatgaaatatttttttctaacatagtatgtatgtatgtatgtaaCCAATTAGtttaataacaaataaaaaaccTTCTTACATTTTAGGTATAAAAgccaaaaaaaaaaaaagaaaaaaaaaaaaaaattaataatataagcAAATTATTCTAAATAAGagaaatatacatatatatatttattattagatatatatttattttttatgtatgtTTCGACTTATAAAAAGGTTTGCAAAAAATGAGCGCAGGCATATACCAAAGTGGACAAGatgatatgaataaatcaaatatatcaaatggaactatgaataatatgatgaacgttaataataattttaatttttcttcatttaatgaaaatgaCCTTCCAAGATACGTGAATGAatttattcaaaaaatgAATCATCCTTATATTTGTATGATTCATGTTCTTCCTAAATTCTTCTCcatatttatgtaatataaaaaggaacatatataattatatacctttatgtatatatatatatatatatatatatatatatatttttcaattttataGTTATTTCCTAGGCCCCTTTTTATTTAGAAATGAAAAGTCAAAAGAATACGATTTTATTATAACCTTTGcaattacattttttttagtgTCATTGGACTTTTATTTagttaaaaatataacaggaaggtaaaaatgaacatataaaaatatatacctttgcaaatatgtatatatatacatatatatatatatatatatatatatatacatttatttatttatccAGATTTTTGGTAAGAATGATATGGTGGATAGACTCAGGTGAAGATTATTCTAACAATGTAATTTTTCATTCATTAGAAGATAAATCAACAAATagtaatgaaaaaaatgttttttggttttctttatatatatacgtTTTTATTTGGCTAGTTCAAACTATACAAATGTTTATATCATTTCAAGTATGTTGGTTTTTATTATGCGTTTTATGTTtctttttatcatattataatttatataatttttggAAATGTTCAAAGGAACAACCGGAAATTGTTACAGGagttttaaataaaattaattttaatgctatattaaaaaaattagttaataataaaacatactactaatatactatatatattttaagtaatttggaaaaaatataaataaatcattttgGACAcgttataaataaataaataaataaatatatatatatatataatgtatatatttcctttattttatatattttttaagaaaGTTCCCTATTAGCCAatgttattaatatgttttttttttttttttttttttttttttttatagttaattttttaaaatatagtgtttatttttttttttttttttttatttttttttNNNNNNNNNNNNNNNNNNNNNNNNNNNNNNNNNNNNNNNNNNNNNNNNNNNNNNNNNNNNNNNNNNNNNNNNNNNNNNNNNNNNNNNNNNNNNNNNNNNNNNNNNNNNNNNNNNNNNNNNNNNNNNNNNNNNNNNNNNNNNNNNNNNNNNNNNNNNNNNNNNNNNNNNNNNNNNNNNNNNNNNNNNNNNNNNNNtttttttttttttttttttttttttttttttatagttaattttttaaaatatagtgtttattttattttttttatttttattttttttgtttttgtttgtttctttctttctttctttctttctttctttctttatttccttttttagttatatataaaaaatgaaacagtttcaaaaatgatatatttttaataatgttGTAAAAAATAGACTTTTTCAActaatttttaaaaagaaaaatatatatatatatatatataatatgtagTATATGGTTTCCATATATttctaatatatacaatttttactttaattaattcttctcttttttaatataaaaagaaatgatattcattttttttattttactaatatatataaaaaagttatatttatttattacatattaattacattataaaatatagtaaaatatatataaaaaaaatacaagGGAATTAAATAAgtacatttatatatatatatatatatattaaataaaataaaatatttataaatatattatatatatatataataaggatgagcttatgtattttttaaaaaagatattttttattatatatatcttatcATCCTAATGTTAGAAAAATTGATctatcatttttttaaaagtgCGTATATTGATAggttaaaaaaataaaatattatttaaaattttaatacattttatatatttatatttctttttttttttttttttttttaaatattatttaattttttttttttttcatttttgtaaaaagaaatatatattttatatatattatatgtatttatttttatattcttttataacATTTGTATCTTTTAAGCAGTTttgaaaaagaatatatatatgaaaatatgttttttgtaaaaataattcatttgttttaatgcccaatataaaaagaaaaaaaaaaaaaaatacataaaatagtaaaggtatatataaatgttatgtatatttaaatataataaatatagtaaatatttatttatttattttaataaaatattatatatatcaaacCTTATTGCATATAGAAATATCTAAatagaatataaatataaatataattatacataaacATAACACAATATACCTTTAACGTATATGTTATCACATttataatgttatatacagaaaaaaaaaaaaaaaaaaaaaaaaaaaaaaaaaaaaaacaaaaaaaaaaaaaagtaaaataaaaataataaaaattaatagtTTTGCtttaacaaaaataaatacacaatatttaataataaaaactttcttttaaattaagaaaaatgGAAACACAAGAGGCACCAAATATGGAGTCtaaagaagaaaaacaaaatggaGATGCAGATATAATAGTTACAAATAAAGATGAACAAAGTTCAAAGAAGAAGGAAGAAAATAgtaatgatgataataaacCTGGGGATGACAAAGAACCTGCTGATGATAATAAACCCAATGATAAGAAGCAGCCTGCTGATGATAACAAATCTAGTGATAAGAAGCAGCCTGATGATGATAACAAATCTAGTGATAAGAAGCAGCCTGATGATGATAACAAATCTAGTGATAAGAAGCAGCCTGCTGATGATAACAAATCTAGTGATAAGAAACAACCTGCtgatgataataaagataatgCAGGTAGTGATAATGTTATGAATATGTTTTTGAATTATCTAcagaaaaataaagatgaCCCAGCTATCCTTCAAACAATGATGTCCATGATGAGCGgacaaaataaaaataatttgtCAGCTTCTGATCTTTTGTCGTTTACAAATAGcttaaataaaaaaggtGAAGAGAAGagtgaaaaaaataaagaagagaataaaaaggaaaatgaAATGCCAAGTGAAGATCTTAAAAATCCAAGTGAACTAATAACAAAAGAAGagaaaaatgaagataatatatgtacatcggataaacaaaatgttcataataatataataacaaaaagTGAAAGTGATACTAAGcaaaataatgatagtagtagtaataataataattatagtGTAAGTGAAAAAGTTTCTGGTGAAGAGAAcactaataataataataatgaagaagaagttgttaaaaaaaagcaCAGTGTACTTGTAGAAgataatgatgattatGAAATTGAAGAAACTGTAGAACCCAAAGAACCAGTAGAAGAAGAAGCAATATCAATaattgaaaatataaatattaataataaagaaaaagaaaaaaaaggaaacGATTTATTTAGCCCTACTATTAGTTcaattgaaaaaaataataataatgataacaaTAAAGAAAGTAGTgattttaaattatatcattctaaaaatacatgggaagaattaaaaattgataatgaattaatacaaatattaacatatttaaaatttttagGACCATCCAAAATACAAGCTTATGCATTGCCTATAATTTTAAGTAGTAATAAGAATTTAATAGCACAATCACAAAATGGATCTGGAAAAACCTTAACTTTTGTGATTGCTATGTTATGTAAAATTAATAGAAAGCTTTCATCTTTACAAGCTGTTTGTATATGTCCTACAAGAGAATTATCACAACAGAATTATGATGTAGTTTGTAACTTTACcaaatatttaaatgttAAAGTATTTTTAGCTGTACCATTATGTgaaagatataataaatcaGGTGGATATCAAATATATGTAGGTACTCCTGGAAAAACCTTAGATTTTTTAAAACGAAAATTTATTGacacaaaaaatataaaattatttgttttagATGAAGCAGATGATTTAattgatataaaaaataatatgtcTTCACAAGTAGAAACAATTAAAAGATTTTTACCTCGATCTTGtcaaatattattattttcagCAACATATAATGATACTGTACGAAATTTTGCAGATCAATTTGCTCCCAGAGCAACAAAGATAAGTGTAAGACAAGAAGATTTGACATTAAAATGTGTAAAACAATATTATCTAATAACCGAAAATGatgaacaaaaatattattatttatcgGAATTATATTGTTCCATGACAATATCACAATGTgttatatttgtaaattcaaaaaagtcagcatataatttatataattttatgaCAGAAAATAGTCATAATGTAACATTAATATGTGCTGATAGTATAATAAGTCGTTTTACAAAAAACCAAGTACAAAAAGCTAATGTTCTAGGAATGGATCCTAAAACCAGAGATACCTTAATGGCTgattttaaaaaaggaatatcAAAAGTATTAATTTGTACAGATTTGTTATCTCGTGGTATTGATGTACCATCCATAAGTTTAGTTATTAATTTTGATTTgccatatatatatcaagGAAGAATAGGTGATACTGTAAATAATACATCTAATCAACGTGTTAATATGGaaacatatatacacaGAATAGGTAGAACAGGTAGATTCGGAACTAAGGGTATGGcaattaattttattagTAAAAATCAAATGTCTCATATTAAACAAATAGaggaatattataaatgttCTATAGCTGATCTAGAATTCGATTCAGAATTAATGATAACATCCTTGACCaaattgaaaaattaaagcacatggaaataattaatatatatatgtattatagAAGAAATGTacaattttaatataaatgttataactatatatatatatatatatatatatatatatatatatatatatatatatataattgttatattattttataatttttattttgttattttacCATAAAAAAAGCGACAAGTAAAAATAACTTGCTCctcatatttttaaaatgcattcatatatatatatatatatatatataaacatatcggtatttctttttatgtattatggctttttcatatttttattttgtattcgcaaaaaatatatttattttttctttaaaattatatacatatatatgtataaatgtcacttaaattattaactttaaataaatattactTTTACTATGTTTTagttaaaatataaaatgtaaatcATTTTATCATATGTGTATAATACGGACGTAATTTGTATGATCGCATTAATCATAAAATGTTTACAATATAAGCAAAGcatataaaatgatatatatatatatataattttttttttttttttttttttttttcttcttctattaatataaaaaatattcttgTAATACATTTTTACTTCACAAAGAATTTAattaagaataaaaaaattaaataaaacaaaatttatatatatttatttcttcataGAATGTCgaatttatttaatatttaatttttttatatgtaataatacacatgtaaattaataataacgtgtataatatattcatacaTTAATTCTATctcttaatatatatatatatatatatatattaattcttCGTTCTGATATATACCTttatattagaaaaaaaaaaaaaaaaaaaaaaaatatatttttttttttactaaATGTTCAACATactatataaaaacattatacataaaaataaaaaactCGTTAACATAAAACTTCtacataaaaaaacaaatttcATTCCGTTCACTACAAATGTGTACAATCATTTAAATGTAGAAGAagattatttttatgtaaatCCATTGAGAAAGCTTAATTGTATTGGATGTGGAGAATTTCTACAAACaacaaatgaaaagaaaagtgGATATGTTCCTTATTCAgtttatgaaaaatatacaaatggaagattaaaattttatacCAAGGTTAAAGGAGAAGAAGTTAATACTATTCCTGATGGTGTTAAGGTTGatgttaataattttttaaattataaaataaaaacaagaattattttatgtaaGAGATGTTATAGATTGCAACATTATAAAAGTACTGATCTTAATTGTGAAGTAGATACACATAGGgtagaaaatattattaaatgtaGAAAATTGTTACAAGAGGAAATTAAACAAAAggtacaaaaaaataaatatattaatatagaaaaaagtcagaataataataataataataataatataaataaggaCAAGGAAAATTTACACACTTATGCTGGTATTTCTCctaatattttaaaaacagaagatatgaatgaaaggggaaatgaaaaaaatattaatattattgacagattattttataaaaatatagcTTTATCTAATATGTTATACATTGTAAAAAAGatgataaaattatatgataaaagTAGGAAGATGGAAATAAGTAAAACTAATATGATgcaaaataaaaacaacattattaatggtaataatataaataatgataacaatattaatgtaaataatgataacaatattaacgtaaataatgataacaatattaatgtaaataatgataacaatattaatgtaaataatgataacaatattaatgtaaataatgacaacaatattaatgtaaataatgataacaatattaatgtaaataatgataacaatattaatgtaaataatgataagaataattttattaataacaataattttattaataacaataataatgtccttgttaaagaaaaaacagACGAAGGTAACCTTGAAGACGTTACAGATACATGTGCTAAAAACAATGTAAATATTGAAAGTCATAACAAAGATATAGATAACGAATATCTTTATCAAGATAACTCGtataatatagataaacGATGCATTAACATATacgaaaaaaaagatgTGATGAAAAAACGAAATGATAAGAAAAGACTAGATGTTGAAAAAATGGAATTAAGCACATCTAAATATATCGAAGGAGATCGTAATCACattatgaataatttaattaaaaaaatgaaacgTAAATCCttagtattatatataatagatataacaaatattgaaaatacTATATTACcagaattatatatagcatgtaaaaataaagatttAAATATCATATGGTTAGTAAACAAAGTAGACTGTTTACCTAAATCAACAAATTTAgatatgataaaaatatggtTTCGTAATTTAGTTCGgcaaataaaaaattctcatataaatgatttaatatttatatcagCCTTAAAATTTTACAATTATGATATGTTAGAAGAAAGaatgaaatattatgttGACATAGATAAAGGTACtgacatatatatagtaGGTTGTGTTAATGTAGGTAAGTCAACTTTTGTTAATTCGTTTTTAAAgtatattaattataaacatataggtgatatatataataaaagaaaaaagggAGGTGTTACTACATCAAATATACCTTATACTACGttaaattataatgtttttaaattgaaaaaaaatataaatataatagatACAATTGGTATACCTACTAAATACCAATATTCttctattttatataagGATATAGATTTAAATggtatatgtataaataaaaaaatacaaccatttacatataaattgAAAGAAGATTCCTCTATCATAATAGGTTCTATgtgttatataaattttatatatggtaccttttctttattaacGTTTTATTTATCAAATAAAGTAACTGTACATATGTGTAGAACTGAAAAAGTCGAATCATTtcttgaaaaaaaaaaatgctCCTTCTTATATCCTCCACATATTAACTCAgattttgatttattaaaacCATTTGTTAAACATactataaaaatatatggaaAGGATTTTGAAAGCGTGGATGATATAGTCATATCTGATTTAGGTTGGTTTTCTATAACAGGAAGTGGTACAAAAATTTTCGAAATATATGTTCctaaaaatattaaaatatatagaagaCCTTCAATGATAACAGACGCTATAAAACATACACAAGTTGATGtctttaaatttaaatcTTATAGAGGCAGAACAACaaaaattttgaaaaaaaaaaaaaagttaatACAACAGCTAGATAAATTATATCCTCACAGAAGAGAACTTatcaaaaaagaaacaCTACAAAAGGAGCAAGAGCAGATAACAAATTTGGAAAATTTTAATGATACAGGAACTTCTATAATATCAAAACAAGAagatatacaaaatatacTTCATCATTTGTAACATggtatatatgtatatatatatatatatatatatatatatagataaatGTCTATTTATTgacaatttttttttttgttccCTCACAAAAggatattaaaaaaaaaatatatatatgtatatatatatatatatatatatatatatatatttatttatatgtatttcttatttttttcagtTTCATTTAGATGTTCTTAATTTTTaacttttaattttaaaatgttaaataaattaaaatgttCAAATGTGAAATGTTATGcaaatgatatattaaataatatttaaggatatttaattataaatataaataaataaatacacatatatatatatatatatatatatatatatatatatatatatatatatatatgtgtatttatttatcacaagaaaaaaaaaaaaaaaaaattatattaaattgaaattattcaaatataattttttgaaatGTTATTGTACGAACatgaaaatattcatatatgaatatattattatactGACGTATCAGCTTATGTGTGTTCATACaataaagataaagatgatgataaatataaagatatatacTATTCATATATTCTTCTGTTCTAAttcaatatatacatataaatagaCGTTATAATGTTAAttatatagaatatatatatacaagTAATGtaaagttttttttttttatatttaattaatataatttttttttttttgtttgaatgataaagaattataaattgtaatatgcttttaaacatttataaaatggaaacacatatatatttatatatatgtgggTGTGtttttctatttatttatatatttttattattcatcctttacatatttatttagaTACATATCAAAATcacttttatatatgtggtCAGGTAATGTAAAAAGATGcagaatattatttttatcaactgataagaaattattaattttatatggattatatttaaaatgtttaatatatttacatcCATATGTAAATACACAATGTTGTTTACTTTTATTAACATCATAAATGTTGATAATtcctttattatttaaggatcctatataattaaatcCTTCAATATTACACCAAAACAAGGAATGAATAAAGGTATctgaattaaaaaaatcatcattataaaaattattatatgaattatcataaaaataattaacaTTTGTATTGCTACTATTGCCTTCACCAGTATATAGAGATGTTTGATATGGTTCAAAATATGTATCATTTAAAGAATagttattatatgaattatcATGTAATACTTTATATGgtaaattattatttatatatcttatatcaaaaataaatatattatttaatgaacttaaacaaattaaattattatcttgactattatatttatctatatctgatatttcatattttgttattttctTATGTATAGAATACATATcaacttttttattttcataattacttatattattattatccatatttgatatctttttgttcatattataattaataaaattattataaataccACCACTTctgttattattattattattatgtaatgtatatgtatatgaattattaaCTCTACttacattattattcttcattcttatatcaaataaagaaaaataacCACTATATGTTGATCCAATTATTATGGAATCATATAACCATCTTACATTACTATATAATTCATTCGTTTTTATTGATATAAATggttttatttttgataCATTCGTATGTTCATCaccatatttatttatttttgaacTTACACTCTTactatttatatcatatataaatatattcttatcaTCACCATTacttaataaataattctcTCTAAAAAATAATCCTTTCCCAGTTCTATTATGACCTTCTAa
This is a stretch of genomic DNA from Plasmodium reichenowi strain SY57 chromosome 14, whole genome shotgun sequence. It encodes these proteins:
- a CDS encoding GTP-binding protein, putative, producing the protein MFNILYKNIIHKNKKLVNIKLLHKKTNFIPFTTNVYNHLNVEEDYFYVNPLRKLNCIGCGEFLQTTNEKKSGYVPYSVYEKYTNGRLKFYTKVKGEEVNTIPDGVKVDVNNFLNYKIKTRIILCKRCYRLQHYKSTDLNCEVDTHRVENIIKCRKLLQEEIKQKVQKNKYINIEKSQNNNNNNNNINKDKENLHTYAGISPNILKTEDMNERGNEKNINIIDRLFYKNIALSNMLYIVKKMIKLYDKSRKMEISKTNMMQNKNNIINGNNINNDNNINVNNDNNINVNNDNNINVNNDNNINVNNDNNINVNNDNNINVNNDNNINVNNDNNINVNNDKNNFINNNNFINNNNNVLVKEKTDEGNLEDVTDTCAKNNVNIESHNKDIDNEYLYQDNSYNIDKRCINIYEKKDVMKKRNDKKRLDVEKMELSTSKYIEGDRNHIMNNLIKKMKRKSLVLYIIDITNIENTILPELYIACKNKDLNIIWLVNKVDCLPKSTNLDMIKIWFRNLVRQIKNSHINDLIFISALKFYNYDMLEERMKYYVDIDKGTDIYIVGCVNVGKSTFVNSFLKYINYKHIGDIYNKRKKGGVTTSNIPYTTLNYNVFKLKKNINIIDTIGIPTKYQYSSILYKDIDLNGICINKKIQPFTYKLKEDSSIIIGSMCYINFIYGTFSLLTFYLSNKVTVHMCRTEKVESFLEKKKCSFLYPPHINSDFDLLKPFVKHTIKIYGKDFESVDDIVISDLGWFSITGSGTKIFEIYVPKNIKIYRRPSMITDAIKHTQVDVFKFKSYRGRTTKILKKKKKLIQQLDKLYPHRRELIKKETLQKEQEQITNLENFNDTGTSIISKQEDIQNILHHL
- a CDS encoding ATP-dependent RNA helicase DBP5, whose protein sequence is METQEAPNMESKEEKQNGDADIIVTNKDEQSSKKKEENSNDDNKPGDDKEPADDNKPNDKKQPADDNKSSDKKQPDDDNKSSDKKQPDDDNKSSDKKQPADDNKSSDKKQPADDNKDNAGSDNVMNMFLNYLQKNKDDPAILQTMMSMMSGQNKNNLSASDLLSFTNSLNKKGEEKSEKNKEENKKENEMPSEDLKNPSELITKEEKNEDNICTSDKQNVHNNIITKSESDTKQNNDSSSNNNNYSVSEKVSGEENTNNNNNEEEVVKKKHSVLVEDNDDYEIEETVEPKEPVEEEAISIIENININNKEKEKKGNDLFSPTISSIEKNNNNDNNKESSDFKLYHSKNTWEELKIDNELIQILTYLKFLGPSKIQAYALPIILSSNKNLIAQSQNGSGKTLTFVIAMLCKINRKLSSLQAVCICPTRELSQQNYDVVCNFTKYLNVKVFLAVPLCERYNKSGGYQIYVGTPGKTLDFLKRKFIDTKNIKLFVLDEADDLIDIKNNMSSQVETIKRFLPRSCQILLFSATYNDTVRNFADQFAPRATKISVRQEDLTLKCVKQYYLITENDEQKYYYLSELYCSMTISQCVIFVNSKKSAYNLYNFMTENSHNVTLICADSIISRFTKNQVQKANVLGMDPKTRDTLMADFKKGISKVLICTDLLSRGIDVPSISLVINFDLPYIYQGRIGDTVNNTSNQRVNMETYIHRIGRTGRFGTKGMAINFISKNQMSHIKQIEEYYKCSIADLEFDSELMITSLTKLKN